The Actinoplanes sp. N902-109 genomic interval ATGTGGTTGTCGATCGTCCGTTCCGCCGAGTCGCGGTCGTAGCCGCTGGTCTGCTGCATGAGGGCGGCCCGGGTGAAGACCCGTTCGGGCTGGCGCATCATCGTGACCAGGATGGCGAACTCGTCCGGCGTGCAGTCGATCCGCTGGTCGACGCCGTCCGGCGCGGTGCGGGTGACCTCGCGGCGGACCAGGTCGACAGCGAGCGGCCCGACCCGCAGGATCTCGCTCGGTGCCGGGTGGTGCTGTGAGCGCTCGAAGCGGCGCAGCAGCGTCCGGATGCGGGCGAGCAGCTCCCGCGGGCGGTACGGCTTGGTGAGGTAGTCGTCGGCGCCGAGCTCCAGCCCCCGCACCAGGTCCTCCTCGCCGCTGCGAGCGGTCAGCATCAGCACCGGTGCCGACGATTCGCGGCGGAACACCTCGCAGAGCTGCCAGCCGTCCATCCCCGGCATCATCACGTCGAGCAGCAGCAGATCGGGGTCGAGCCGGCGGCCCCGGTCGAGCGCGGTGACGCCGTCGTGGGCGACGGTCACGCGGAAACCGGCCGATTCCAGGTATCGGCGCAGAATTTCCGCGTGCGTGCGATCGTCCTCGGCTACCAGTACATGTGCGGGCACGACGCCGACTATAAGTCCGTACATCCGTCGTCCGGCCATGCGGACAAGTTCCTGAAAGTCGTCCGCCAGGATCGTTGCCATGCCAGCGACCGGGGGCCGTCAACGCCTGCTCATCTCCGTACTCGTTGCCGGTACGCTCGTCGCCGGCGCTGCTGTGTGGGTGGTCCTGTCCCGGGGCGCCGCCGGGCCGGAGCCGACGTCGCCGGCTGTTCGCGCCGGCACGGTGGTGATCACCCGCGCCGACCTGTCGACCAGCCGGACCCTGCACGGCAGGCTGGGCTACGGCACACCCCAGGTGCTCAAGGGCGGC includes:
- a CDS encoding response regulator transcription factor, whose translation is MATILADDFQELVRMAGRRMYGLIVGVVPAHVLVAEDDRTHAEILRRYLESAGFRVTVAHDGVTALDRGRRLDPDLLLLDVMMPGMDGWQLCEVFRRESSAPVLMLTARSGEEDLVRGLELGADDYLTKPYRPRELLARIRTLLRRFERSQHHPAPSEILRVGPLAVDLVRREVTRTAPDGVDQRIDCTPDEFAILVTMMRQPERVFTRAALMQQTSGYDRDSAERTIDNHISNLRRKVEPDPRRPAHLLTVYGVGYKLVS